One segment of Rutidosis leptorrhynchoides isolate AG116_Rl617_1_P2 unplaced genomic scaffold, CSIRO_AGI_Rlap_v1 contig154, whole genome shotgun sequence DNA contains the following:
- the LOC139881436 gene encoding putative lipid-binding protein AIR1: MASKTALLLALNIVFFALISSAPRVVQSSSSNNKSSNCTESPSPSKSHSNSSSSSGKTPSTTNSNNTKCSMDMIRLGVCINVLNGLVNATIGNPPTVPCCSVIKGLLDLEVAACICMNIKLGLLYGIVNVNIPLKINAMLDQCDHKNVHRFECADK, translated from the coding sequence ATGGCTTCAAAAACAGCTCTTCTCCTCGCCTTGAACATTGTATTCTTCGCCCTGATCAGCTCGGCTCCTCGAGTCGTCCAGTCCAGTAGCTCTAACAACAAGTCTTCCAACTGCACGGAGAGTCCTAGTCCGAGTAAGTCTCACTCCAATTCAAGTAGTAGTAGTGGTAAAACTCCCAGCACTACTAATTCCAACAACACAAAGTGCTCGATGGATATGATCAGGTTGGGCGTTTGCATTAACGTCCTCAACGGTCTCGTTAACGCCACGATCGGAAACCCTCCGACAGTGCCATGTTGTTCAGTTATTAAAGGACTTCTCGACCTCGAAGTAGCCGCTTGTATCTGCATGAACATTAAGCTCGGCCTTCTTTATGGGATCGTTAACGTTAACATCCCTCTTAAGATTAACGCGATGCTTGACCAATGTGATCACAAGAACGTCCATCGCTTCGAATGTGCCGATAAATAA
- the LOC139881431 gene encoding uncharacterized protein — translation MDLLKQELLKKRKNLAQDVGGRKFFKRSEIEQKEIQKLREQEKRELEAKAQRQAAANSSSTAVSASASSAGSSSATATAVSATAGSSSAANASSSLTDERNIDNLVLPRQEVIRRLRFLKQPITLFGEDDDARLERMKYVLKAGIFEVDSDIMEGQTNDFLRDIVELKKRQKSGISSDRKRRKDWKKGGGDDGEGGGGEDEHSGDGGSSGVDNDMDSKRMKSNFDELCDEDKILVYFKRLLNEWRQELDAMPDSERRTAKGKSTVATFKQCERYLNPLFKFCRKKILPDDIRQALMIMVKCCMDRDYLAAMDHYIKLAIGNAPWPIGVTMVGIHERSAREKIYTNSVAHIMNDETTRKYLQSIKRLMTFCQRRYPTVPSKAVEFNSLANGSDLQSLLAEERYSGSNQSTGNQASDEMLRLMSSPKDN, via the exons ATGGATCTCCTGAAGCAAGAACTCCTCAAGAAACGCAAGAATCTAGCCCAAGACGTCGGTGGCCGGAAATTTTTTAAGCGCTCCGAAATCGAGCAGAAGGAAATCCAAAAGCTCAGAGAGCAAGAGAAGCGCGAGCTAGAAGCCAAAGCCCAACGGCAAGCAGCCGCCAACTCATCGTCAACCGCCGTCTCAGCCTCCGCGTCGTCCGCCGGATCCTCCTCCGCGACCGCCACCGCTGTCTCCGCAACCGCCGGAAGTTCTTCCGCTGCCAACGCATCCTCATCTCTGACCGACGAGCGTAATATCGACAATTTAGTGCTTCCGAGGCAGGAAGTCATCCGTCGTCTCCGATTCCTTAAACAACCGATTACACTCTTCGGCGAGGACGACGATGCTCGGTTGGAGAGGATGAAGTATGTATTGAAAGCGGGGATTTTCGAAGTGGATAGTGATATAATGGAAGGGCAGACGAATGATTTTCTTCGCGATATCGTTGAGCTGAAGAAGAGGCAGAAGTCTGGAATCTCGAGTGATCGGAAGCGGCGGAAGGATTGGAAGAAAGGTGGTGGAGACGACGGGGAAGGTGGTGGTGGTGAAGACGAGCATAGCGGCGATGGAGGATCGAGTGGAGTCGATAATGATATGGATTCGAAGAGAATGAAATCGAATTTCGATGAGCTGTGCGATGAAGATAAGATTTTGGTGTATTTCAAGAGGCTGCTGAATGAATGGAGGCAGGAATTGGATGCAATGCCTGATTCAGAGAGGAGGACTGCTAAAGGGAAGTCCACCGTTGCTACTTTTAAGCAATGTGAGCGGTACTTGAATCCGTTATTCAAGTTTTGCAGGAAGAAG ATTCTTCCGGATGACATTCGTCAAGCATTGATGATCATGGTTAAGTGCTGCATGGACCGAGATTACTTAGCTGCAATGGACCACTACATCAAGCTAGCCATCGGTAATGCTCCCTGGCCTATTGGAGTCACTATGGTCGGTATCCACGAACGTTCAGCCCGTGAGAAGATTTACACCAATAGTGTGGCACACATTATGAACGATGAGACAACGCGTAAATACCTCCAATCGATAAAGAGACTGATGACGTTTTGCCAACGGCGCTATCCCACGGTTCCGTCGAAAGCAGTCGAGTTTAATAGCTTGGCCAATGGAAGCGACTTGCAGTCATTGCTTGCAGAAGAGAGGTATTCTGGCAGTAATCAGTCCACAGGTAATCAGGCCTCGGATGAAATGCTTCGGCTAATGTCTTCTCCAAAGGACAACTAG